In Silene latifolia isolate original U9 population chromosome X, ASM4854445v1, whole genome shotgun sequence, the following proteins share a genomic window:
- the LOC141618711 gene encoding protein FAR1-RELATED SEQUENCE 5-like gives MTDPESPVSWETFGENSIDYNPLFETTLDFETRDDAFNWANKVAFENGFALVKANNGAKNRKKNGLLASYFRCKRHGLPNRSDDLEMPRRSQKCSCKFRIRAVQNFVSKNDQVTTVWNIVTFEGGGLHNHNVAVYKDGDRHFARLDAEEKTFVRQQTMVGVLPRDIKNALHLKTLEKPQPSSTQLYNETRKIRKEVRGERNTAQQMLALAVEAKYVHWHEINSETKEISHIFMAYPDSVKLFRAYPYVVIMDSTYKINTYKNPLIEMVGVTPTGSSFLIACSMIPTESEENYKWLLKKSPSVFVTDRELSLINALDSLFPGVDHLLCRWHVNKAINGKAL, from the exons ATGACGGATCCCGAATCACCG GTTTCGTGGGAGACTTTTGGCGAGAATTCAAttgattacaacccgttgttcgaGACTACTTTAGATTTCGAAACGCGTGACGATGCTTTCAATTGGGCTAATAAAGTTGCATTCGAGAATGGGtttgctttggttaaagcaaataaCGGAGCTAAAAACAGAAAAAAGAACGGGTTGTTGGCAAGTTATTTTCGATGTAAAAGACATGGGTTACCAAACCGATCAGATGATCTTGAAATGCCAAGGAGGTCGCAGAAGTGTTCATGCAAGTTCCGTATTCGTGCCGTTCAAAATTTCGTGTCTAAAAATGATCAAGTGACGACAGTGTGGAACATTGTAACCTTCGAGGGTGGTGGACTTCACAACCACAACGTAGCCGTTTATAAGGACGGGGATCGACACTTTGCGAGATTGGACGCGGAAGAGAAGACATTTGTTAGGCAACAAACTATGGTCGGGGTTCTACCTAGGGATATTAAAAATGCTCTTCATTTGAAAACCCTAGAAAAACCTCAACCGTCAAGCACCCAGCTATATAatgaaacaaggaaaattaggAAAGAAGTTAGAGGTGAAAGAAACACTGCTCAACAAATGTTGGCTCTAGCAGTAGAAGCGAAATACGTCCATTGGCATGAGATTAATTCCGAGACAAAAGAGATTAGTCATATTTTCATGGCATATCCTGATTCCGTGAAGTTGTTTCGGGCTTATCCTTACGTGGTTATCATGGATTCGACGTATAAAATCAACACGTACAAGAATCCACTCATTGAGATGGTTGGTGTCACACCCACCGGATCGTCCTTCTTAATTGCATGTTCGATGATTCCTACCGAGTCTGAGGAGAATTACAAGTGGCTGTTGAAGAAGTCCCCTTCTGTTTTTGTCACTGACCGGGAATTGAGTTTGATCAACGCTCTTGATTCATTATTTCCCGGGGTTGATCATTTGTTGTGTCGATGGCACGTGAACAAAGCCATCAATGGTAAAGCCTTGTAA
- the LOC141623700 gene encoding chaperone protein dnaJ 16-like, which yields MPPTKKSRSERINSTVDLPELRRDPYDVLGVSPNSTDQQIKSAYRKLALKYHPDKNANDPKAADMFKEVTFSYNILSDPEKRRMYDSAGFEAVESESQELELDLSSLGTVNTVFAALFSKLGVPIKTTVSATILEEALNGRVTVSPLPLGQPLLRKVDKQSAHFYSVTITEDDARGGLVCRVQSDKSKFKLLYFEPEDNGGLSLALQEDSTKMGKVMSAGMYFLGFPVYHLDRTVNSSAAAKDPDAAFFKKLDGFQPCEITELKAGTHVFAVYGDNFFKSVSYTIEALCVAPYLKEKESLRDVETQLLSKRAELSKFESEYREVLTQFTEMTSRYTQEMQAIDNLLKQRNEIHASYTVAPEMKRSSSKSRKTSIKEPKEEGYSKEEGPSKERKSTRERLKKKKWFNIHLKVDKRKSC from the exons ATGCCGCCGACAAAGAAATCGAGGTCCGAGAGAATAAACTCAACCGTAGATCTGCCGGAGCTCCGTCGTGATCCTTACGATGTTCTCGGCGTTTCTCCCAATTCTACCGATCAACAAATTAAATCCGCCTATCGCAAATTAGCCCTCAA ATATCATCCTGACAAGAATGCAAATGATCCTAAGGCGGCTGATATGTTCAAAGAAGTCACGTTTTCCTATAACATACTATCAGATCCTGAGAAAAGGCGCATGTATGACTCAGCTGGTTTTGAG GCAGTTGAATCTGAAAGTCAAGAGCTGGAGTTAGATCTTTCAAGTTTGGGAACTGTAAATACAGTATTTGCCGCACTGTTTAG TAAACTTGGTGTACCTATCAAGACCACGGTCTCTGCAACAATATTGGAAGAGGCATTAAATGGTAGGGTAACTGTATCACCTCTTCCACTGGGTCAGCCGTTGTTAAGAAAA gttgatAAACAATCTGCTCATTTTTATTCTGTTACAATAACTGAAGATGATGCCCGAGGTGGACTAGTTTGTCGTGTGCAATCAGATAAAAGCAAATTCAAG CTGTTGTACTTTGAACCGGAAGACAATGGCGGTTTAAGTCTGGCCTTACAG GAAGACAGCACCAAGATGGGAAAGGTCATGTCAGCTGGGATGTATTTTCTTGGTTTCCCTGTTTATCATTTAGACCGCACAGTAAATTCG TCAGCCGCTGCAAAGGATCCAGATGCTGCATTCTTCAAAAAGTTGGATGGGTTTCAGCCATGTGAAATAACTGAACTAAAAGCTGGAACACATGTCTTTGCAGTTTATG GTGACAATTTTTTCAAAAGTGTGAGTTACACCATTGAAGCTCTGTGTGTTGCCCCTTACTTGAAAGAGAAGGAGAGCCTTAGAGACGTGGAAACGCAATTGTTAAGCAAAAGGGCAGAACTCTCAAAGTTTGAAAGTGAATATAGAGAA GTTCTTACCCAATTTACGGAAATGACAAGTAGATATACACAAGAAATGCAAGCG attgacaaccttctaaaACAAAGAAATGAAATCCATGCCTCATATACAGTCGCACCTGAGATGAAACGGAGTTCTAGTAAAAGCAGGAAGACATCTATTAAGGAGCCAAAAGAAGAGGGGTACTCAAAAGAAGAGGGGCCTTCCAAAGAGAGGAAGTCTACAAGGGAGAGACTAAAGAAGAAAAAATGGTTTAACATCCACTTAAAGGTAGACAAAAGAAAGTCATGCTGA